The window CGGTGTCGACCTCACCGGATTGCCGTTCACCCGGGACCCCGGTCCCGGACTGGTCGTCTTCGGACGTATCCATCCCGACAAGGGCATCCGCACCGCGATCGAGATCGCCCGCCGCGCGGGCCGGCCGCTGACCATCTGCGGCGTCGTGCAGGACGAGCGATACTTCGCCGAGCAGGTGGCCCCGCACGTCGACGGCGACCAGGTCGTTTTCCTCGGCTCGGTCGGCCCCCGACGACGTGCGGAGATTCTGGGCTCGAGCACCGCCCTGCTCCACCCGATCGCCTTCGACGAACCGTTCGGACTTTCCGTGGTCGAGGCGATGGTCTGCGGCACACCGGTCGTCGCGTACCGGCGGGGGTCCATGCTGGAAGTCGTCGACGAAGGCGTGACGGGACGTCTCGTCACCACCGTCGATCAGGCCGTCGCAGCCGTCACCGAGGTCGCCGCCCTCGACCGGGCGGACTGCCGGAAGCGGGCCTGCCAGCGCTTCGGCGCAGACCGGATGGTCACCGACTA is drawn from Micromonospora sp. Llam0 and contains these coding sequences:
- a CDS encoding glycosyltransferase family 4 protein, with amino-acid sequence MRVALLGPVAWRTPPYHYGPWEQVTGLLAEGLVARGVDVTLFATLDSVSSAALDGVCPRGYADDPVMDGRVWEAMHVSHALARSGDFDVVHSHLDWLPLAFAGHWRSPLLTTVHGFSGAGSLPVYASARSSYVSTISDADRRAGLDYLATVYHGVDLTGLPFTRDPGPGLVVFGRIHPDKGIRTAIEIARRAGRPLTICGVVQDERYFAEQVAPHVDGDQVVFLGSVGPRRRAEILGSSTALLHPIAFDEPFGLSVVEAMVCGTPVVAYRRGSMLEVVDEGVTGRLVTTVDQAVAAVTEVAALDRADCRKRACQRFGADRMVTDYQAVYDELTRRQRP